From a single Bryobacter aggregatus MPL3 genomic region:
- a CDS encoding TonB family protein, producing the protein MILALPLLLMLQQSGEVAQPCPASPANSVPLPKSATFKEAKILSQPVMPQFTSEASQAGLTTSKLALLVTLSETGKICEIRVVSPLGLGLDESAIRAVRHWKFSPATIDGKPVKSEFALQITLTSQDEKISTAEKDRTNYNLALDQLKLRDPVKTAESIKTIEELSERMYPAADGFLALLLIEGKLLPRDPTRALLLASRAEKNSPLAIYALSLLHRSGDGVPQDDAKALKYAKEASTAGVVLAQIWLGQKYMAEGKPGDAKRYFKLCAAQQNKTCQRALAALNSKR; encoded by the coding sequence ATGATACTCGCGCTGCCGCTCCTTCTGATGCTGCAGCAGTCTGGGGAGGTGGCACAGCCGTGCCCCGCCTCCCCAGCCAACAGCGTGCCTCTGCCGAAGAGTGCCACCTTCAAAGAGGCGAAAATCCTGTCTCAGCCCGTGATGCCGCAGTTCACATCCGAAGCCAGCCAGGCGGGCTTAACCACCAGTAAGCTTGCGCTCTTGGTGACGCTGAGTGAAACCGGCAAGATCTGCGAGATCCGCGTCGTGAGCCCGCTCGGTCTCGGTCTCGATGAGTCGGCCATCCGTGCAGTCCGTCATTGGAAATTCTCACCAGCCACGATCGACGGCAAACCCGTGAAAAGTGAGTTCGCCCTTCAGATCACCCTTACGAGCCAGGACGAAAAAATCAGCACTGCAGAGAAGGATCGTACCAACTACAACCTCGCGTTGGACCAATTGAAGTTGAGGGATCCGGTGAAAACCGCAGAGTCGATCAAAACGATCGAAGAGTTGAGCGAGAGAATGTACCCCGCTGCTGACGGATTTCTCGCACTTCTACTCATCGAGGGCAAACTACTCCCACGAGATCCAACCCGCGCTCTCCTCCTCGCCAGCCGCGCCGAAAAGAATTCACCCCTTGCGATCTATGCACTCTCCCTATTGCATCGAAGCGGTGACGGCGTCCCGCAGGATGACGCGAAGGCCTTAAAATACGCCAAAGAGGCCTCAACTGCAGGGGTTGTCCTGGCCCAAATTTGGCTGGGGCAAAAATACATGGCAGAGGGCAAGCCTGGTGACGCCAAGCGCTACTTCAAGCTCTGCGCCGCGCAGCAGAACAAAACCTGTCAGCGTGCACTGGCAGCGCTAAATTCCAAGCGGTAG
- a CDS encoding pyridoxal-phosphate-dependent aminotransferase family protein, with protein sequence MLSTLNPPKRLLYGPGPSMVEPRVYDAMSKSIVGHLDPFFFEITQAVKTGLNTCFGTANEFTVAMSATGSGGMETAVANFVEPGSKFLVFANGFFCDRLTEMGKRQRAEVIRIEKPWGETWTPEEQREAILREKPNTVAYVAAETSTGCWTDGTALCEAAHEVGALVIADCVTALGSMPINLDQTGIDIAFSCSQKGMGCPPGLSPLTVSPRALNWLTKERKSLIPTWYFDLKLLSEYFGGAKRYHHTAPITMFYALHEGLANIADEGLEKRFERHRKNRNAFVAGIEAMGMEMHVHRGHQLWNLMTPKVPAGVTDMDVRKYLMENYGIEIAGGFGELAGKVFRIGLMGVLATEKDTLFLLEKFEEALRASGFTPKASALPAAKAAYAA encoded by the coding sequence ATGCTTTCCACTCTAAATCCACCCAAGCGTCTCCTCTATGGACCTGGACCGTCCATGGTCGAGCCGCGCGTCTATGACGCCATGTCAAAGTCCATTGTCGGCCACCTGGACCCGTTCTTCTTCGAGATCACCCAGGCAGTCAAGACCGGCCTCAACACATGCTTTGGGACTGCAAATGAATTCACGGTGGCAATGTCCGCTACCGGTTCGGGTGGGATGGAAACGGCAGTCGCAAACTTTGTCGAACCCGGTTCCAAGTTTCTCGTCTTCGCCAACGGCTTTTTCTGCGACCGTTTGACCGAAATGGGCAAGCGCCAGCGCGCCGAAGTCATCCGCATCGAAAAACCCTGGGGTGAAACCTGGACCCCGGAGGAACAACGCGAAGCCATCCTCCGCGAGAAACCCAACACAGTTGCCTACGTTGCTGCTGAAACCTCCACCGGTTGCTGGACCGATGGCACGGCCCTTTGTGAAGCCGCGCACGAAGTTGGCGCCTTGGTCATTGCCGACTGTGTCACCGCGCTCGGCTCGATGCCCATCAACCTCGACCAAACCGGCATCGACATTGCCTTCAGTTGCTCGCAGAAGGGCATGGGTTGCCCTCCGGGACTCTCCCCGCTCACCGTCAGCCCCCGCGCCCTCAACTGGCTCACCAAGGAACGAAAGAGCCTCATCCCGACCTGGTACTTCGACCTCAAGCTGTTGAGCGAATACTTTGGCGGCGCCAAGCGCTACCACCACACCGCGCCGATCACGATGTTCTACGCCCTCCACGAAGGCCTGGCGAACATCGCCGACGAAGGTCTCGAAAAGCGTTTTGAACGTCATCGCAAGAACCGCAACGCCTTCGTTGCCGGCATCGAAGCCATGGGTATGGAAATGCACGTCCATCGCGGCCATCAGCTCTGGAACCTCATGACGCCGAAGGTCCCTGCTGGGGTCACCGACATGGACGTACGCAAGTACCTCATGGAAAATTACGGCATCGAAATCGCCGGTGGTTTTGGCGAGCTTGCTGGCAAGGTCTTCCGCATTGGTCTGATGGGTGTCCTCGCCACCGAAAAGGATACGCTCTTCCTGCTGGAGAAGTTCGAAGAAGCGCTCCGCGCCTCCGGCTTTACACCGAAGGCCAGTGCCCTCCCTGCTGCCAAGGCTGCCTACGCAGCATGA